A genomic window from Rhizobium sp. EC-SD404 includes:
- a CDS encoding HAMP domain-containing sensor histidine kinase, whose translation MQSRLRQTLPLTLALPLFVAVAIFVVAVGTTQLGVRLLQSNSESALRDQAVVFLDALAGNIAAETNDTPEAVRQQLEAALTYRTALLEEAMAARWRDVSGTTQTMVLGEAHRPLLVAALDDAATLGAGETAFSEFPDRGLLLVLRTYALDDRILFLAATFDTTPVKETADTASGVALGIDFLVAIIAAIAVYAITRRALAPLDTFINRLADQDALTTALTSWRQGDELRQLEAALALRERSEAERMKLLEQMAQQERDALLARMAAGIAHEVRNPLAGLKNGISTLKRYGERADVREQTLDLLEKGLDSIGRVVDVTLSTYRRRSGTSRLFARDIRDLDLLIQPEARRFGVQLRWVLDEAVAIDVDGDALRQILINLLLNAVRASPADGTVTVTLARDMRENTVSIEIQDEGQGMPPEMVAAIISGQLEAIPAERGIGIWVIANLVEQIGASLSIRSEDGAGTMVRITLAAPSAPAATNG comes from the coding sequence ATGCAGTCGCGACTTCGCCAGACCTTGCCGCTGACCCTGGCTTTGCCGCTGTTCGTGGCGGTCGCGATTTTCGTCGTCGCGGTGGGCACGACGCAACTCGGCGTGAGGCTGCTTCAGTCCAACAGTGAATCGGCATTGCGCGATCAGGCAGTCGTGTTTCTTGACGCGCTGGCGGGCAACATCGCAGCGGAAACGAACGACACGCCCGAAGCGGTGCGCCAACAGCTTGAGGCAGCCCTGACGTATCGGACGGCGCTTCTCGAAGAAGCCATGGCGGCGCGCTGGAGGGATGTGTCCGGCACCACGCAGACCATGGTTCTCGGCGAAGCGCATCGACCGCTTCTGGTCGCAGCTCTGGATGACGCGGCAACGCTTGGCGCCGGGGAGACCGCATTCAGCGAGTTTCCCGATCGCGGTCTGCTGCTCGTTCTCAGAACCTATGCGTTGGATGATCGCATTCTGTTCCTGGCCGCTACCTTCGACACGACGCCCGTCAAGGAGACGGCCGACACCGCTTCGGGCGTCGCTCTCGGGATCGATTTTCTGGTGGCGATCATCGCGGCCATCGCGGTATACGCGATCACCCGGCGCGCGCTCGCCCCGCTCGACACATTCATCAACCGACTGGCCGATCAGGACGCGCTGACGACCGCGCTGACCTCGTGGCGCCAGGGAGACGAGTTGCGCCAGCTGGAAGCGGCTTTGGCGCTGCGCGAGCGATCGGAAGCCGAACGCATGAAACTGCTCGAACAAATGGCGCAGCAGGAGCGCGATGCGTTGCTCGCGCGCATGGCGGCCGGCATCGCCCACGAGGTACGCAATCCGCTCGCAGGCCTGAAGAACGGCATCTCGACATTGAAGCGCTATGGTGAGCGTGCCGACGTCCGCGAGCAGACGCTCGACCTCCTCGAAAAGGGTCTCGACAGCATCGGTCGTGTCGTCGACGTGACCCTTTCGACTTATCGGCGACGGTCGGGCACAAGCCGCCTCTTCGCGCGCGATATCCGCGACCTCGATCTTCTCATTCAGCCCGAGGCAAGGCGCTTCGGCGTCCAGCTTCGGTGGGTGCTCGACGAAGCGGTGGCGATCGATGTCGATGGCGACGCATTGCGGCAAATCCTTATCAATTTGCTGCTCAATGCCGTGCGCGCGTCGCCCGCTGATGGAACCGTCACCGTAACGCTCGCGCGTGACATGCGGGAGAACACGGTTTCGATCGAAATCCAGGATGAAGGCCAGGGCATGCCGCCTGAAATGGTCGCCGCGATCATCTCGGGCCAGTTGGAAGCGATCCCGGCCGAGCGCGGCATCGGCATTTGGGTCATTGCCAATCTGGTCGAGCAGATCGGTGCCAGCCTTTCCATCCGCAGCGAGGATGGCGCCGGGACGATGGTGAGGATAACGCTTGCCGCACCATCCGCTCCAGCGGCAACCAACGGGTGA
- the mbhE gene encoding hydrogen gas-evolving membrane-bound hydrogenase subunit E, whose protein sequence is MTFEWSILIALAGAVIARPVSSVLGRHTGWAISLIPLFIFVSIFLHVTEVAGGEVLFAQLSWVPSLGVELAFRLDGFSLLFALLITGIGTLVTIYAGAYFAEKPSAELGRFLSLIMLFMTAMLGTVLSDNLIVMFVFWELTSLASFLLIGFDGHKEAARKSALQSLIVTGGGGLVLFAGIVVIGMTLGTFSFTEVLARSDELIASPWASTIAVLIMIGAFTKSAQFPFHFWLPNAMAAPTPASAYLHSATMVKLGVFLLARFDGVFADMPAFGNTLVVVGSLTMIVSALQALRAEGFKAVLAQSTVASLGILVMLIGLTGEVAAVATVGFILTHALYKAALFFCAGTAIHATGEASLGRLGGLARFLPITAVAAVLASLSMAGLPPFVGFISKEYLFEAQLANDWNIIPIAVAVLVNAVMVGVAGVVSIRPFYFKPERVSEVHHGETTGLLVGPMLLATGGILIGLVPAPAAQWLIGPAASALYGQPIDVSFSLWHGLTPMLLLSVLVVSIGALIAIKWTQIHTALKSFDHLYAWLGDRLYHGALNGVLGAARISTQTLQNGDQHRYTTIVMLTVIAGLVIAFFAAPSGDFLAGEGDIRISVALVLLLTVVGACATIVVRSLIAGLVSVGIVGFGSAVIFMLNGAPDLALTQVAVETLIVILMTAVLLRLPSRSRHSRTVSERRRDGTIAAVFAMVMFVALASIGVTPIDLRLSDYFGETSYLEGYGRNVVNVILVDYRAIDTLGEIAVVALATIAAWGLLRGALKPLRTKE, encoded by the coding sequence GTGACATTTGAGTGGAGCATATTGATCGCTTTGGCGGGCGCCGTGATCGCGCGACCGGTCTCGTCGGTACTGGGGCGTCATACGGGTTGGGCGATCAGTCTCATCCCGCTGTTCATTTTCGTGTCCATCTTCCTTCACGTCACTGAGGTGGCGGGCGGGGAGGTGTTGTTCGCGCAGCTTTCCTGGGTGCCTTCGCTTGGCGTCGAACTTGCCTTCCGACTGGACGGTTTCTCGCTGCTCTTTGCGTTGCTCATCACTGGCATAGGCACGCTGGTGACGATCTATGCAGGAGCCTATTTCGCCGAGAAGCCGAGCGCAGAGCTTGGCCGCTTCCTCAGCCTCATCATGTTGTTCATGACAGCGATGCTCGGCACCGTTCTGTCCGACAACCTCATTGTCATGTTTGTCTTCTGGGAACTGACGAGCCTTGCGTCCTTTCTCCTGATCGGCTTCGACGGTCACAAGGAGGCCGCCCGCAAGTCCGCGCTTCAATCGCTGATCGTCACCGGTGGCGGCGGGCTTGTCCTCTTCGCGGGGATCGTCGTGATCGGCATGACGCTCGGTACATTCTCCTTCACCGAGGTGCTGGCACGTTCGGACGAGCTAATCGCAAGTCCCTGGGCGAGCACGATCGCGGTGCTGATCATGATCGGCGCTTTCACTAAAAGTGCCCAGTTTCCCTTCCATTTCTGGCTGCCCAATGCCATGGCCGCGCCCACACCTGCATCGGCGTATCTCCACTCCGCCACGATGGTGAAGCTCGGCGTCTTTCTCCTGGCGCGGTTCGATGGCGTCTTCGCCGATATGCCTGCTTTCGGGAACACGCTGGTCGTCGTCGGTTCCCTCACGATGATCGTTTCAGCGCTCCAGGCGCTGCGCGCGGAAGGCTTCAAGGCAGTGCTGGCGCAGTCCACCGTGGCGTCGCTCGGCATCCTCGTCATGTTGATCGGCCTCACCGGCGAAGTTGCTGCCGTGGCCACTGTGGGCTTCATCCTAACCCACGCTCTCTACAAGGCCGCACTTTTCTTCTGCGCCGGTACGGCGATACACGCGACGGGCGAGGCAAGCCTCGGTCGATTGGGGGGACTTGCTCGCTTCCTGCCGATCACCGCCGTTGCGGCCGTGCTAGCAAGCCTGTCCATGGCCGGTCTGCCGCCGTTCGTCGGCTTCATATCGAAGGAATATCTGTTCGAGGCACAGCTCGCCAATGACTGGAACATCATTCCCATCGCAGTGGCGGTGCTCGTCAATGCGGTGATGGTCGGTGTGGCCGGTGTCGTTTCGATCCGACCGTTCTATTTCAAGCCGGAGCGGGTTTCGGAAGTCCACCACGGGGAGACGACCGGCTTGCTCGTCGGCCCGATGCTGCTTGCCACCGGCGGCATCCTGATCGGTCTCGTGCCCGCGCCGGCCGCGCAATGGCTGATCGGCCCGGCCGCTTCGGCCCTCTACGGGCAGCCGATCGACGTGTCGTTCTCGCTCTGGCACGGGCTGACCCCAATGCTTCTCCTGTCGGTTCTGGTCGTCTCCATCGGCGCGTTGATCGCCATCAAGTGGACCCAGATCCATACGGCGCTCAAGAGCTTCGATCATCTTTACGCCTGGCTCGGCGATCGGCTCTACCACGGTGCCCTCAACGGTGTTCTCGGCGCTGCGCGGATATCGACGCAGACCCTGCAGAATGGCGACCAGCACCGCTACACAACGATCGTCATGCTGACCGTCATCGCCGGACTGGTCATTGCCTTCTTCGCGGCGCCAAGTGGAGATTTCCTGGCGGGCGAGGGCGATATCCGCATCTCAGTGGCGTTGGTTCTCCTTCTCACCGTCGTTGGCGCTTGTGCAACGATCGTCGTACGCTCGTTGATCGCAGGTCTCGTTTCCGTGGGTATCGTAGGGTTCGGTTCTGCGGTCATTTTCATGCTGAATGGCGCACCCGATCTTGCCCTGACGCAGGTCGCGGTCGAAACGCTGATCGTAATTCTCATGACGGCCGTTCTGCTGAGGCTACCCTCCCGTAGCCGCCACTCTCGCACCGTCTCTGAGCGTCGGCGCGACGGGACGATCGCCGCTGTCTTCGCAATGGTGATGTTCGTGGCGCTGGCATCCATTGGCGTTACGCCCATCGACCTCAGGCTATCCGACTATTTCGGGGAGACCAGCTACCTCGAAGGATATGGCCGAAACGTCGTCAACGTCATCCTCGTCGATTACCGCGCGATCGATACGCTCGGCGAAATCGCCGTCGTCGCACTAGCCACCATCGCAGCCTGGGGCCTGCTGCGCGGTGCTCTCAAACCTCTTCGCACAAAGGAGTAA
- a CDS encoding excisionase family DNA-binding protein, which yields MAALTVQEGQQGDALTVSLDPPLALVFSRFLSTALKKGGVAYGPLGTELTPVQAGKILGVSRPMVVRRMEDGRLPFHYVGTHRRSTLADVIALKAKEEEQNDLMNEIYQNFDEIGDFEAPHKP from the coding sequence TTGGCTGCGCTCACCGTGCAGGAAGGTCAGCAGGGCGACGCCCTGACCGTATCGCTTGATCCGCCATTAGCATTAGTCTTTTCACGCTTTTTGTCGACTGCATTAAAGAAGGGAGGGGTTGCATATGGTCCGCTCGGCACTGAACTGACGCCTGTCCAAGCAGGCAAGATACTCGGTGTGTCACGGCCGATGGTCGTCCGAAGAATGGAGGATGGGCGTCTTCCCTTTCACTACGTCGGCACCCATCGGCGCAGCACATTGGCAGACGTGATCGCGCTGAAGGCGAAAGAGGAAGAGCAGAACGATCTGATGAACGAAATTTACCAGAACTTTGACGAGATTGGAGACTTTGAAGCTCCCCACAAGCCCTGA
- the mnhG gene encoding monovalent cation/H(+) antiporter subunit G, producing MIALLSILFKLAGVIFLCIAALGVMRLPDPFQRMHAATKAGTLGAGLVIIGSVIAHGALDATIMGLFTVIFLLLTVPVAGHLLGRAAYVSGARLALSGEDALDGVLERSSLPLDERLGWLPTSVDTPKTPEPKSVAPQRSRASLQRLEAVRFAVIDGNVDLVAQRASAVAKQNEAKLSAHVLIDGHAIDTAEDPAQMRRLIRDRASKAVNTLKGFIGVDAVLNYSEGDPERLLACDGLGEELLVLPCEGWFHHQVEGRRSLTTWEPDGLLRLPAVHRGPVLFAGKHPAQGSAKIVVRDCGESHLPALVEWALMAQLWPVDSLVHVADRGADTSAVEDIARNFRVGYRLVEATAEGCAVPDDLGDADAVILGATPRPLRTNWFGAHWRSRIAPDMGGDVLIMEAPEGGASA from the coding sequence ATGATCGCGCTCCTATCCATTCTTTTCAAGCTGGCAGGCGTCATCTTCCTGTGCATTGCGGCACTGGGCGTCATGCGCCTGCCGGATCCATTCCAGCGCATGCATGCCGCCACCAAAGCGGGGACTCTCGGCGCCGGCCTCGTCATCATTGGCAGCGTGATCGCCCATGGGGCGCTCGATGCGACCATCATGGGTCTCTTCACCGTCATATTCCTGCTGCTGACGGTGCCTGTCGCCGGCCATCTGCTCGGCCGGGCTGCCTACGTGTCCGGGGCTCGACTGGCGCTCAGCGGTGAAGACGCGCTCGATGGTGTTCTTGAGCGGTCCAGCCTGCCGCTCGACGAGCGCTTGGGCTGGCTCCCTACAAGCGTTGATACCCCGAAGACACCGGAACCGAAGAGCGTCGCGCCGCAGCGATCGCGCGCGTCGTTGCAGCGCCTCGAGGCGGTTCGATTTGCGGTGATCGATGGTAATGTCGATTTGGTCGCGCAACGTGCGTCCGCCGTCGCAAAGCAGAACGAGGCGAAGCTTTCCGCCCATGTGTTGATCGATGGCCATGCGATCGATACGGCGGAAGACCCCGCACAGATGCGACGGCTGATCCGCGATCGCGCGAGCAAGGCCGTCAACACGCTCAAAGGCTTCATCGGCGTCGATGCTGTGCTCAATTACAGCGAAGGCGATCCGGAACGGCTTCTCGCTTGCGACGGACTGGGCGAGGAACTTCTTGTTTTGCCGTGTGAAGGCTGGTTCCATCACCAGGTCGAAGGGCGTCGCAGCCTGACCACGTGGGAGCCGGACGGTCTGTTGCGGCTGCCTGCCGTTCACCGTGGGCCCGTGCTTTTTGCCGGCAAGCATCCCGCACAGGGGTCTGCGAAAATCGTGGTGCGCGACTGCGGGGAGAGCCATCTGCCGGCATTGGTGGAGTGGGCGCTGATGGCGCAGTTGTGGCCCGTGGACAGCCTCGTGCATGTCGCGGATCGCGGCGCCGACACGAGCGCCGTCGAAGACATCGCCAGGAACTTCCGTGTCGGTTACAGGCTTGTCGAAGCCACGGCCGAGGGGTGCGCGGTACCGGATGACCTCGGTGATGCAGACGCCGTTATCCTCGGCGCGACGCCCAGGCCGCTGCGCACCAACTGGTTCGGTGCGCATTGGCGGTCGCGCATCGCACCCGACATGGGCGGCGACGTTCTCATCATGGAAGCGCCGGAGGGCGGCGCCTCTGCCTGA
- a CDS encoding AAA family ATPase, which translates to MKPYRMLPHRVSPSQAGQKSFMSLARFLRRAMIVRALRDESEFRSGQPGRYILIVPPTLKPRTLTDAATRVLLECKPDLENLYDYDVDVVDAETPSRWFRELPVRLVDTPRYILMTDNLQIIPHKSRLGFDAVLQVQPPTPAHWRAALKACLGLTANNAEIDRISQLPMDLVALATGRRGSVTEIINDVEAAIAEDNLAEDQPTERPPSRQPRTMTLEELAGYGPAKTWGLDLAADLAAWKEGTLDWADVDRGVLLSGPPGTGKTTFAAALAATCDAQLIAASVARWQAAGHLGELLKAMRHDFAEARKQAPSILFIDEFDSIGDRARFGDQHASYSIQVVNGLLECIDGLDDREGVIIVGACNMSDGIDPALLRSGRLDRQIAIPLPDEDARQAILRVHQPDQLDAEILERVAAATDGWTGADIEALCRRARRHARKARRTVALDDFLSELPEEVAVPDELVEVMAIHEAGHAVVASVLGRGVEAVHISRTVRRDQSRLGGHVTLKSQPLKRRSRDNYLDEIAILMAGIAAETLYFGDHADGAGALHGSDLQMATDLATLMEASLGFGPSLVYHDAQDPAALDRLRCSDPTLKKRVDTILQSSLDKATDLVAANREAIEAIASHLIRFGSMNEPEVKRRVSGQQNDVGQASETQTATAA; encoded by the coding sequence ATGAAGCCTTACAGAATGCTCCCCCACCGCGTTTCTCCATCGCAAGCCGGTCAAAAGAGTTTCATGAGCCTCGCCAGGTTTCTGCGTCGCGCGATGATCGTCCGTGCTCTGCGCGACGAGAGCGAGTTCCGCTCGGGCCAACCAGGTCGCTACATCCTGATTGTGCCGCCGACACTCAAACCGAGAACGCTCACTGACGCAGCAACCCGCGTGCTGCTTGAGTGCAAGCCCGACCTTGAGAACCTCTACGACTATGACGTCGATGTCGTCGACGCGGAGACACCATCAAGATGGTTTCGCGAACTTCCTGTGCGCCTCGTCGACACACCTCGCTACATTCTGATGACCGACAACTTGCAGATCATTCCACATAAGTCCCGACTGGGCTTTGATGCGGTGCTCCAGGTGCAGCCGCCGACCCCAGCGCACTGGCGGGCAGCGCTCAAGGCTTGTCTTGGTCTCACGGCAAACAACGCCGAAATCGATCGCATCTCGCAGCTGCCGATGGACCTTGTTGCACTCGCCACCGGAAGGCGTGGTTCTGTTACCGAAATCATCAATGATGTCGAAGCTGCGATCGCAGAAGATAATCTGGCAGAAGATCAACCGACCGAACGTCCGCCTTCGCGCCAGCCGCGCACGATGACGCTCGAAGAGTTGGCTGGCTATGGTCCCGCGAAAACATGGGGGCTCGATTTGGCGGCAGACCTTGCGGCGTGGAAAGAGGGAACGCTCGACTGGGCTGACGTCGATCGCGGCGTTCTCCTGTCAGGCCCTCCCGGCACCGGCAAAACGACTTTTGCAGCAGCACTGGCAGCCACTTGTGATGCCCAACTCATCGCGGCATCGGTTGCAAGATGGCAAGCCGCCGGACATTTGGGCGAGCTGCTCAAAGCGATGCGCCATGACTTCGCGGAAGCCCGGAAACAAGCGCCAAGTATCCTATTCATCGACGAATTCGATTCCATCGGCGATCGGGCCCGTTTCGGTGATCAGCACGCGAGCTATTCGATTCAGGTCGTCAATGGGCTGCTCGAATGCATCGACGGCTTGGATGATCGGGAAGGTGTCATCATCGTTGGTGCCTGCAACATGAGCGATGGCATCGATCCGGCGCTTCTGCGCTCTGGGCGGCTTGATCGCCAAATCGCTATCCCACTCCCCGATGAGGATGCTCGACAGGCCATCTTGCGCGTTCATCAGCCGGATCAATTGGACGCTGAAATTCTTGAAAGGGTCGCTGCCGCAACTGATGGCTGGACCGGTGCTGACATCGAAGCGCTCTGCCGACGAGCAAGAAGACATGCGAGGAAAGCGCGCCGGACTGTAGCGCTCGATGACTTCTTGTCAGAGCTTCCCGAGGAGGTGGCCGTGCCCGATGAACTGGTCGAAGTGATGGCCATTCACGAAGCTGGACATGCTGTTGTCGCGTCAGTGCTTGGGCGTGGCGTAGAAGCAGTCCATATCAGCCGGACTGTCCGACGCGATCAATCCCGGCTCGGTGGCCATGTGACGCTCAAGTCGCAGCCGCTGAAGCGCCGCTCACGGGACAACTACCTCGATGAAATCGCAATCCTGATGGCGGGAATTGCAGCTGAGACGCTTTATTTCGGTGATCACGCTGATGGTGCGGGCGCACTTCATGGCAGCGATTTGCAGATGGCCACCGATCTCGCGACATTGATGGAAGCAAGTTTGGGTTTCGGACCATCTCTGGTCTATCACGACGCACAAGACCCGGCTGCGCTCGACCGCCTTCGTTGTTCTGATCCAACACTGAAGAAGCGGGTCGATACCATCCTCCAATCAAGCCTCGATAAAGCAACTGATCTAGTCGCTGCCAACAGAGAAGCGATCGAGGCAATTGCGAGCCATCTTATCCGCTTTGGATCGATGAATGAGCCTGAGGTCAAAAGACGGGTCAGTGGGCAGCAGAATGACGTCGGCCAAGCCTCTGAGACCCAGACGGCGACTGCAGCATGA
- a CDS encoding monovalent cation/H+ antiporter complex subunit F: MIEFLDGILSTFAAVMIVILMAPLTLAAIRMMTGPGYADRFVALDMLTGIAVAIAALTMIVTGRREFLDIAFGIALIGFLATCSLSALLEKKKENEQ, from the coding sequence ATGATCGAGTTTCTGGACGGCATTCTGTCGACCTTCGCCGCCGTCATGATCGTGATCCTGATGGCGCCACTGACGCTGGCTGCCATCCGCATGATGACGGGCCCGGGCTATGCGGATCGCTTCGTCGCGCTCGACATGCTGACGGGGATAGCCGTGGCGATCGCGGCGCTGACGATGATCGTGACCGGGCGCCGGGAGTTTCTCGATATCGCCTTCGGCATCGCGCTTATCGGCTTTCTCGCGACATGCTCGCTGTCGGCCCTGCTCGAGAAGAAAAAGGAGAATGAACAATGA
- a CDS encoding Na+/H+ antiporter subunit D, producing the protein MFETLLLWPVILPLAGAALAAALHAFPAAQRVVALTAMVLTFGASLFLVDAVMSGLILTKAFGGWMPPFGIVFVADRFSAAMVVISSLLALCALVFSMGDLRKRQIRSGFYPLFLGLMIGVNGAFLTGDIFNLYVWFEVMLIATLGLITLDRTRAQIDGAIKYAVLNLFSTILFLMAVGLLYGATGTLNMADLAVVLPQTEPSAALTLTAMMFLLAFGIKAGFFPMFFWLPASYHTASIIVSAVFAGLLTKVGVYALFRVFTLLFEVDNGTLKPLIAVIAAGTMLFGVFGAAIQWDVRRILSFHIISQIGYIMLGLAVATPLALAGAVFYIIHHIVVKANLFFVAGAIHRATGSFDLRKSGGLMKSSPLLAVLFAIPALSLAGIPPLSGFWAKFMVVDASFQGEAAWLAAVALFVGLLTIFSMSKIWIEAFWKEPPRAVRARPVPVAMLVPIAALGIITLAIGFNPEPLVAFSNLAAESMGDRTQLIGAFFGGEHTAGVAP; encoded by the coding sequence ATGTTTGAGACGCTTCTTCTCTGGCCCGTAATCCTGCCGCTTGCGGGCGCAGCGCTCGCAGCTGCCCTTCATGCATTTCCCGCAGCTCAGCGGGTCGTCGCGCTGACCGCGATGGTGCTGACCTTCGGCGCCTCGCTGTTCCTCGTCGACGCGGTCATGTCGGGCCTCATTCTCACCAAGGCTTTCGGCGGCTGGATGCCCCCATTCGGGATCGTCTTCGTCGCGGATCGCTTCAGCGCTGCGATGGTGGTGATCTCGAGCTTGCTGGCGCTCTGCGCGCTGGTTTTTTCGATGGGAGATCTCCGCAAGCGCCAGATACGCTCGGGCTTCTATCCGCTTTTCCTGGGGCTGATGATCGGCGTCAACGGCGCGTTCCTGACCGGCGACATCTTTAACCTATACGTGTGGTTCGAAGTCATGCTGATCGCGACGCTCGGTCTCATCACGCTGGACCGGACGCGGGCGCAGATCGACGGCGCAATCAAATACGCCGTCCTCAACCTCTTTTCCACGATCCTGTTCCTGATGGCGGTCGGGCTGCTCTACGGGGCGACCGGCACGCTGAACATGGCGGATCTGGCGGTGGTGCTGCCGCAGACCGAGCCATCGGCTGCGCTCACGCTTACGGCGATGATGTTCCTGCTGGCATTCGGCATCAAGGCCGGGTTCTTCCCGATGTTCTTCTGGCTGCCGGCGTCCTATCACACGGCGTCCATCATCGTTTCCGCGGTCTTTGCCGGATTGCTGACGAAGGTCGGCGTCTACGCGCTCTTCCGCGTCTTCACGCTGCTGTTCGAGGTGGATAACGGCACCTTGAAGCCGCTGATCGCGGTGATCGCCGCCGGAACCATGCTGTTCGGCGTCTTCGGCGCGGCAATTCAGTGGGACGTCCGCCGCATCCTGTCGTTCCATATCATCAGCCAGATCGGCTACATCATGCTGGGCCTTGCGGTCGCCACGCCGCTCGCGCTCGCCGGCGCCGTTTTCTACATAATCCACCACATCGTGGTGAAGGCGAACCTGTTCTTCGTCGCCGGCGCCATCCATCGCGCCACGGGATCGTTCGACTTGCGCAAATCCGGCGGACTGATGAAGTCGTCGCCGCTGCTGGCGGTGCTCTTCGCCATCCCGGCGCTGTCCCTGGCGGGGATACCGCCATTGTCGGGCTTCTGGGCGAAGTTCATGGTCGTCGATGCGTCGTTCCAGGGCGAAGCCGCATGGCTGGCCGCCGTCGCGCTGTTCGTCGGCCTTCTGACGATCTTTTCGATGAGCAAGATCTGGATCGAGGCCTTCTGGAAAGAACCGCCGCGCGCTGTGCGTGCCCGGCCGGTTCCGGTCGCGATGCTGGTCCCGATCGCGGCGCTTGGCATCATCACGCTCGCCATCGGTTTCAATCCCGAGCCGCTCGTCGCATTCTCGAACCTTGCTGCGGAAAGCATGGGCGATCGTACGCAACTCATCGGGGCGTTCTTCGGTGGGGAGCACACGGCAGGAGTAGCGCCATGA
- a CDS encoding MnhB domain-containing protein yields the protein MSVIFSTMSRLFFVLMLVAAVYMLFRGHNEPGGGFIGGLFAALAFALLALADSVKAARKALIVHPMVLIGSGLFLSFLSGLPGLLSDQSYLTHWWAELGSTHVGTATAFDIGVFMVVIGGVLALVFRFYEGVEQ from the coding sequence ATGTCCGTCATTTTCTCAACGATGTCGCGTCTCTTCTTCGTGCTGATGCTGGTCGCCGCGGTTTACATGCTGTTTCGCGGTCACAACGAGCCCGGCGGAGGGTTCATCGGCGGGCTCTTTGCGGCGCTTGCCTTTGCACTTCTGGCGCTTGCAGACAGCGTGAAAGCCGCCCGCAAGGCACTCATCGTGCATCCGATGGTGCTGATCGGTTCGGGCCTCTTCCTGTCGTTTCTCAGCGGCCTGCCAGGCCTTTTGTCCGACCAGTCTTACCTCACCCATTGGTGGGCAGAACTCGGTTCGACGCATGTCGGCACCGCGACGGCGTTCGACATCGGCGTCTTCATGGTCGTCATTGGGGGCGTGCTGGCGCTGGTCTTTCGATTTTATGAAGGAGTGGAGCAGTGA
- a CDS encoding Na+/H+ antiporter subunit E yields MTILNRGVQTVVLSGVFIKELVMSSVAVAQQVIGDSSALKPAILAVPVGLRSRAGITTLANCVSLTPGTTSLHVSEDLSTLYVHVLDAPDPDAVVQSIKDTFETRIKEIEG; encoded by the coding sequence ATGACCATTCTAAATCGTGGAGTCCAGACCGTCGTCCTTTCGGGCGTGTTCATCAAGGAACTGGTCATGTCGTCCGTCGCCGTCGCGCAACAGGTGATCGGGGACAGCTCCGCGCTGAAACCGGCGATCCTCGCGGTCCCCGTTGGGCTACGCAGCCGGGCCGGCATCACGACCCTCGCAAATTGCGTGAGCCTGACGCCCGGCACCACCTCGCTGCATGTCAGCGAGGATCTGTCCACGCTCTACGTCCACGTGCTCGATGCGCCGGACCCGGACGCGGTGGTGCAAAGTATCAAGGACACATTCGAGACGCGCATCAAGGAGATTGAAGGATGA
- a CDS encoding NADH-quinone oxidoreductase subunit K, whose product MSLIYAFAVAAQMGAGVYLLLSRHVMRILFGVVLLSTAANLLIFVSGGLQFTAPPVIQPGNQTLGEGAANPLPQALILTAIVIGFALVAFAAALVLKAYQALGSVFTDEQNDAEALGSPFTKKAADHV is encoded by the coding sequence GTGAGCCTGATCTACGCATTCGCCGTCGCCGCCCAGATGGGTGCCGGCGTCTATCTTCTCCTCTCGCGTCATGTGATGCGCATCCTCTTCGGCGTTGTTCTGCTGTCGACCGCCGCAAACCTGCTGATCTTCGTATCGGGCGGGCTGCAGTTCACGGCTCCCCCGGTTATCCAGCCGGGCAATCAGACGCTGGGCGAGGGTGCTGCCAATCCGCTGCCGCAGGCGTTGATCCTCACTGCGATCGTCATCGGCTTCGCGCTGGTCGCCTTCGCTGCGGCTCTGGTGCTCAAGGCGTACCAGGCCCTCGGTTCAGTCTTCACTGACGAACAAAACGACGCCGAGGCGCTCGGTTCGCCTTTCACGAAAAAGGCAGCTGACCATGTTTGA